The following nucleotide sequence is from Alkalihalobacillus sp. LMS39.
TCTTCTCCACTTAACCTTACGATCGCAATGGCTCCTTCTCCCATTGGCGTTGATATTGCTGCAATTGTATCCAACTCCATAGTATCACCTCCACTTTTTAACTGTATTTGATTTATCCACATTTATATAAACAAGTTGTTATTTTTTCTGTGAGTAAAAAATGACTTCCTAAATAAATAGAATATCACAATATTATCCACAACAAAAGATTTTCACACAACTAGTTTACCCAAAACGACAATAACAAAAAACCTATCCACATGTGGATAGGTTTTTTGCCTTTCGATTTATGCTTCAATTAACGCATGTAGCTCTTTAGTTAGTTTCTCTAAATCTGAAAAACTTGACACAATCTCTTCTATTCTCTGGTGTTGTTCATCTACACTTGCGACAATTTCCTCAACTGCAGCGCTTGATTGTTGTGTAATGCTTGATACAGATGTCACTTCTTCAAGAATTAAGCTTGAATCTTTTTCAAGCTTATCAATTAATTCTTCAATAACGCTCGATTGCTCTACAACGTTATTTGTATTTGTTAATATATGGCGAAAAGTGTCTTCCGTTTGTTTTGACACAGCTAAACTATTTGCTACTGCTTGCTGTCCCTTATTTACTTCTTTCGTTACACTCGTCGTTTTTTCTTGAATTGATTGCAAGATTGTTGAAATTTGTAATGTCGATTGTTTACTATCTTCCGCCAACTTCCGGACTTCATCAGCTACAACAGCAAACCCTTTTCCATGTTCACCAGCACGTGCAGCTTCAATTGCAGCATTTAAAGCCAATAAGTTTGTTTGCTCAGATACTTCACTGATTTTATTTAAAATCGTCCCTATTTGTTGACTCTCATTGTTTAATTCTTTAATTAATATTACTGCCGAGCCAATTATCTTATGCACCTCAGTCATTTCTGAGAGTAATGTTTGAACATCTTGATTGCCTTTTGTTGTAATATCGGACGTTTTCTCTGATAAATCTTTCATGACATCAGAAGAATCTGCCACTGACGTAATAACTTGATTTGTCGACTGCAGAGAATCATTAATATCTGTTACACTTACAGCTTGAGATTCCACACCCTTTGCTACTTCAGAAAAAGCAGCTGTCAATTCACTTGAAATTTTACTAGTGGCATCAACACTTCTTTTCACTTTTTCACTAAAATCTGTAATCACACTTACTGAATTGGCTACTCTTTCTAATAGAAGGTCCACTTTCTCCTTCCCTTGCGTTATTTCCTCATTGTTCTTTTCCATTTCTTTTTGCATGTTCTCACCAATACGAGCTTGGCCAATTAAAATTCCTGTAATAATAATTAAGAAGATATTAAATGAAACTAAATAATCATTTCCTAACCCAAAAAACATCGTATCACGGTAACTAATGAATAAATAATTTGTTAAAAGTATTCCAACAAATCCAGATAAGGCAATGGAACGATAATTATGATACAACGTAATCAAAGCTAAACTTAAATACACCATTAAATAGTTTGTTAATTTAGGCGAAGTCGCAATCATCACCACTGTTAAAACGGCAATCCCAACAACAACATAATATTGTATATATGGAGGAAATAGCTTTTTAATCGCAGCAATCTGAGTTGTGAC
It contains:
- a CDS encoding methyl-accepting chemotaxis protein yields the protein MDSQHLVYVERNKLMAKMLWFSFFIGLISNVLSGIPFQGMIAFFLTGIILGVTTQIAAIKKLFPPYIQYYVVVGIAVLTVVMIATSPKLTNYLMVYLSLALITLYHNYRSIALSGFVGILLTNYLFISYRDTMFFGLGNDYLVSFNIFLIIITGILIGQARIGENMQKEMEKNNEEITQGKEKVDLLLERVANSVSVITDFSEKVKRSVDATSKISSELTAAFSEVAKGVESQAVSVTDINDSLQSTNQVITSVADSSDVMKDLSEKTSDITTKGNQDVQTLLSEMTEVHKIIGSAVILIKELNNESQQIGTILNKISEVSEQTNLLALNAAIEAARAGEHGKGFAVVADEVRKLAEDSKQSTLQISTILQSIQEKTTSVTKEVNKGQQAVANSLAVSKQTEDTFRHILTNTNNVVEQSSVIEELIDKLEKDSSLILEEVTSVSSITQQSSAAVEEIVASVDEQHQRIEEIVSSFSDLEKLTKELHALIEA